A window of the Tropheryma whipplei str. Twist genome harbors these coding sequences:
- a CDS encoding acyl carrier protein — protein MSLSREKVLESIAQIVHDETGIDKGSVQLDKAFVDDLDIDSISMMTIVVNAEEKYGIEIPDDKVRELRTVGDAVDFIIAAKA, from the coding sequence GTGTCTTTATCAAGGGAGAAAGTTCTCGAAAGTATTGCCCAGATTGTTCATGATGAAACTGGGATAGATAAAGGTAGTGTCCAGCTCGACAAGGCATTCGTTGATGATTTAGATATAGATTCAATTTCCATGATGACGATAGTTGTCAATGCTGAGGAGAAGTACGGTATAGAAATTCCCGACGATAAGGTCAGGGAATTGCGTACGGTGGGTGATGCCGTTGACTTTATTATTGCTGCCAAGGCATAA
- a CDS encoding beta-ketoacyl-ACP synthase III: MTLKKLPAVFFCRILPRVRYSKIVSLGAYRGERDVYNDELIGPINSSDEWIRRRTGIISRKRALSGTTVVDMAYAASKEALNDAQMRPEDIDLILVATITHFGHTPSVAAHVGFRIGVQDAILLDINAACAGFSYAIFQADLMIKSGVASRALVIGVDKLSEFIDPLDRTISFLLADGAGAAILVGSTSMGIGKTVCGGNPGQLESVGLTGSTTDVKSGSAWPTLRQEGSSIFRWAVWQMAKVAKQILDINQVQPGDLNAFIPHQANIRIIDELAKQIGLEENVLIAQDICKTGNTSSASIPLAMHSLIKGNPSLSGELALQIGFGAGLVYAGQTVVMP, translated from the coding sequence ATGACCTTGAAGAAGCTTCCTGCTGTTTTCTTTTGTAGAATTCTGCCTAGAGTGCGATATTCAAAGATAGTTTCCCTAGGTGCTTACAGGGGCGAGCGGGATGTGTACAATGATGAATTAATCGGTCCGATTAATTCAAGTGACGAGTGGATAAGGCGCAGAACTGGAATAATTTCAAGAAAGCGCGCGCTTTCAGGTACAACTGTCGTTGACATGGCATACGCAGCCTCAAAGGAGGCCCTGAATGATGCGCAAATGCGTCCTGAGGATATCGATCTTATTCTGGTGGCAACTATAACTCACTTCGGGCATACTCCTTCCGTTGCCGCACATGTCGGATTCAGAATAGGGGTGCAGGACGCAATACTGCTTGATATAAACGCTGCATGTGCAGGGTTCTCCTACGCTATTTTCCAGGCAGACCTCATGATAAAAAGTGGGGTTGCATCCAGAGCGCTTGTTATAGGGGTGGACAAACTCTCCGAGTTTATTGACCCGCTCGATAGAACCATCTCTTTTCTTTTGGCGGATGGTGCGGGTGCAGCAATCCTGGTTGGGAGCACATCAATGGGCATCGGGAAAACAGTGTGTGGTGGAAACCCCGGACAGCTTGAATCAGTGGGTCTAACAGGCTCAACAACAGATGTAAAAAGCGGCTCGGCATGGCCAACCTTAAGGCAAGAGGGGTCATCCATTTTTCGATGGGCGGTTTGGCAAATGGCCAAGGTTGCAAAGCAGATCTTGGACATAAACCAGGTGCAACCGGGGGATTTAAACGCGTTTATTCCTCATCAGGCAAATATACGGATAATAGATGAGCTGGCAAAACAGATTGGACTTGAGGAAAATGTCCTGATTGCACAAGACATATGCAAAACTGGCAATACGAGTTCTGCATCAATCCCACTGGCGATGCATTCACTCATCAAGGGCAATCCATCACTCTCTGGGGAACTTGCACTACAAATAGGTTTTGGTGCGGGGTTAGTGTACGCCGGACAAACAGTTGTAATGCCGTAA
- a CDS encoding ACP S-malonyltransferase, translating to MASICDTTPEECAAAGNAVITCPGQGAQKSGLLNEWLDLPGSLEFFQAQSDFLKIDLIKHGTISDTDILRDTRIAQPLIVALGIFVIRTLQQKAKIIQSMPEEGLNGANPTERIMRCVGLAGHSVGEITAAFGAGVLTEKNAMRLVKHRANQMYKSTQIFDTGMVAVLGQSENLEEYITQRYKLFPANYNCPGQIVFAGLRENLDVLLANPPEKIKVIPLQVAGAFHTRFMRPAVQNLKKLKFVTDKSFAKDPDKRIWTNYDGSEIFSGSEYVQLLIDQIARPVRWDLCQKNFENIDYLIELPPAGTLTGLARRSLPKVKGIPINTIDDLEEASCCFLL from the coding sequence ATGGCATCCATCTGTGATACCACCCCTGAAGAGTGTGCAGCCGCAGGGAATGCGGTTATCACGTGTCCAGGACAAGGCGCTCAGAAGTCGGGCCTTCTGAACGAGTGGCTGGACCTTCCGGGCTCCTTAGAATTCTTCCAGGCCCAGAGTGATTTTCTAAAAATAGACCTGATAAAACATGGAACCATCTCTGACACTGATATTTTGCGGGATACACGGATAGCTCAACCTCTTATTGTTGCATTGGGTATTTTTGTAATTCGCACACTGCAACAAAAGGCGAAAATTATTCAATCCATGCCAGAAGAGGGCCTGAACGGAGCCAACCCTACTGAACGGATTATGCGATGTGTAGGACTTGCTGGACACTCGGTTGGTGAGATAACAGCAGCTTTCGGTGCCGGGGTATTGACAGAAAAAAATGCAATGAGACTTGTAAAACATCGCGCAAATCAGATGTATAAATCAACACAAATCTTCGATACAGGTATGGTTGCTGTTCTTGGGCAATCAGAAAACCTGGAAGAATACATTACCCAGCGGTACAAATTATTTCCAGCAAATTACAATTGCCCCGGTCAGATTGTATTTGCCGGCCTTAGAGAGAACCTCGATGTCCTGTTGGCCAATCCTCCTGAAAAAATAAAAGTGATACCCCTCCAGGTTGCCGGAGCTTTTCACACGAGATTTATGCGACCCGCGGTGCAGAATTTAAAAAAACTCAAATTTGTAACTGATAAATCTTTTGCAAAAGATCCCGACAAACGTATATGGACGAATTATGACGGGTCAGAGATATTTTCTGGATCCGAATATGTACAGCTTCTTATTGACCAGATAGCAAGACCCGTCCGTTGGGATCTCTGTCAAAAAAATTTTGAAAATATTGATTATCTAATTGAACTCCCCCCAGCAGGAACCCTCACAGGCCTCGCAAGGCGGAGTCTTCCGAAAGTCAAGGGGATTCCTATCAATACAATTGATGACCTTGAAGAAGCTTCCTGCTGTTTTCTTTTGTAG